The Aggregatilinea lenta genome includes a region encoding these proteins:
- the gltB gene encoding glutamate synthase large subunit encodes MNNRYPANQGLYNSDYERDACGIGFVANIKGVKSHEIIERGLEVLERMTHRGAESADNKTGDGAGVLLQVPHTFYQSQIPGLPDAGQYGMGMVFLPRDAGEMAACMRIFEDAVQREGMSLIAWRDVPVNSDVLGRIARSAEPAIKQIFVTTGPRQARLQQDQLERKLYIVRKQVETAVRNAPLQQNVQFHVTNLSTRTVIYKGMLMPAQIRDYYPELQDERLQSAIALVHSRFSTNTFPTWDLAQPFRMLGHNGEINTIKGNRFWIQARESSLESPLFGDDIKKLLPIIEPGKSDSASFDNVLELLVQGGRSLPHALMMMIPESFNHLNPISEDLKYFYEYHSAFMEPWDGPASMVFCDGRMVGGTLDRNGLRPSRYVVTKDNLIVMASEVGVQTFEPDRIAYKGRLMPGKLLLVDTEEGRIIPDAEIKDRISHQQPYREWVQDKRITFISVPLTESVQVGLSPEHLHTLELGFGYNKEDIDNVLIPMLDSHQEPVGSMGTDTPLAVFSDRPQRLFNYFKQTFAQVTNPAIDPIREQLVMTLTSYIGKESNLLTETSEHCHMIQFKRPIFSNMDIFKLRHWDNPDFKVGTINTTFPVSEGPDGLKPAIDRVCQEAEQMVDDDYDFIILSDRGTDEDNAPIPSLLACAGVQHHLIRVQKRTQCALIIETAEAREVMHFALLFGYGASAVNPYGVFAIVHDLYKSGRLPHAKNYLEAENTYIDAIDKGLLKVLSKLGISTLRSYHGAQTFEAIGLSKDLVNQYFTGTESRIDGIGLEEIAQETLMHHRLAYVENPPLLPTEGIYQWRKNGEYHAWNPQAIHLLQWAVRTGDYEKYKKFAAYVDDFNRRPHVLRGLFDFKPQTPIPLDEVEPVENILRRMTTGAMSFGSLGKDVHEAIAVAMNTIGGRSNSGEGGEEPERFKRRPDGTWARSAIKQIASARFGVTSNYLVNADELQIKIAQGAKPGEGGQLPGHKVDQVIARTRHATPGVTLISPPPHHDIYSIEDLAQLIFDLKNANPHARISVKLVSEAGVGTVAAGVAKAHADNIVISGYDGGTGASPVSSIKHAGLPFELGISETHQTLVMNGLRGRVKLQTDGQLKTGRDIVLAALLGAEEFAFGTGSVIALGCVMMRKCHLNTCPVGVATQDPQLREKFTGKPEDLINYFTFMAQDVREIMAQLGIRRFDELVGRTDLLAAREVDHWKARKVDPLAILYRPAEADRTATCCVESQVHKIDRVLDRKLIELAKPALERCEQVNIEVPITNSDRTLGTMLSGEVSRRYGEDGLPDNTINITLNGSAGQSFGAFLAHGITLRLNGDANDYFGKGLSGGRLIVVPPAGSTFAAEENIIIGNTVLYGATGGETFVRGMAGERFAVRNSGAIAVVEGTGDHCAEYMTGGRIIVLGKVGRNFAAGMSGGIAYVLNVDGNFAYFCNRSMVDLAPALEYDDQEFIREWIGKHVEYTGSPVGQMILERWHEYLPKFIKVVPFEYGRILQEQKLREMDQLLDFIREEEHLEVSY; translated from the coding sequence ATGAACAACAGATACCCGGCAAACCAGGGCCTTTACAACAGTGACTACGAGCGTGACGCCTGCGGAATTGGCTTCGTCGCCAACATTAAAGGGGTCAAGTCGCACGAGATCATCGAGCGCGGCCTCGAAGTTCTGGAGCGCATGACGCATCGCGGGGCGGAAAGCGCCGACAACAAGACCGGCGACGGCGCCGGGGTGCTGCTCCAGGTTCCCCACACCTTTTACCAGTCACAGATTCCCGGCCTGCCCGATGCGGGACAGTACGGCATGGGGATGGTCTTCCTCCCGCGCGACGCCGGCGAGATGGCGGCGTGTATGCGCATCTTCGAGGACGCCGTCCAGCGCGAAGGCATGAGCCTGATCGCGTGGCGCGACGTTCCGGTCAACAGCGACGTGCTGGGCCGCATTGCGCGCTCGGCAGAACCCGCCATCAAGCAAATCTTCGTGACGACCGGCCCCCGACAAGCCCGCCTCCAACAAGACCAACTGGAGCGCAAGCTGTACATCGTCCGCAAGCAGGTCGAAACCGCCGTGCGCAACGCCCCTCTGCAACAAAACGTCCAGTTCCACGTCACCAACCTGTCCACCCGAACCGTCATCTACAAGGGCATGCTCATGCCCGCGCAGATCAGGGACTACTACCCGGAACTGCAAGACGAGCGGCTGCAAAGCGCCATCGCGTTGGTGCACTCGCGCTTCAGCACAAACACCTTCCCCACCTGGGACTTGGCGCAGCCGTTTCGTATGCTGGGGCACAACGGCGAGATCAACACCATCAAGGGCAACCGCTTCTGGATCCAGGCGCGCGAGTCCAGCCTCGAATCGCCGCTGTTCGGCGACGACATCAAGAAGCTGCTGCCGATCATCGAGCCGGGCAAAAGCGACTCGGCCTCGTTTGACAACGTGCTGGAGCTGCTGGTCCAGGGCGGACGCTCTTTGCCGCACGCGCTGATGATGATGATCCCCGAATCGTTCAACCATCTGAACCCGATCTCGGAGGATCTGAAGTACTTCTACGAATATCACTCGGCGTTCATGGAGCCGTGGGACGGTCCGGCGTCGATGGTGTTCTGCGACGGGCGGATGGTCGGCGGCACGCTGGACCGCAACGGCCTGCGACCCTCGCGCTACGTGGTGACCAAAGACAACCTGATCGTCATGGCGTCCGAAGTCGGCGTGCAGACTTTCGAGCCGGATCGCATCGCCTATAAGGGCCGCCTGATGCCCGGCAAGCTGCTGCTGGTCGATACCGAAGAGGGCCGCATCATCCCCGACGCGGAAATCAAGGACCGCATCAGCCACCAACAGCCGTACCGCGAATGGGTGCAGGATAAGCGCATCACGTTCATCAGCGTGCCGCTCACCGAATCGGTGCAGGTCGGCCTGTCGCCGGAGCACTTGCATACGCTAGAACTGGGCTTCGGCTATAACAAAGAAGACATCGACAACGTCCTGATCCCCATGCTCGATTCGCACCAGGAGCCGGTCGGCTCGATGGGCACCGACACGCCGCTGGCCGTCTTTTCGGACCGGCCCCAACGCCTGTTCAACTACTTCAAGCAGACGTTCGCGCAGGTGACCAACCCGGCCATCGACCCCATCCGCGAGCAGTTGGTCATGACGCTCACCAGCTACATCGGCAAGGAAAGCAACCTGCTGACCGAGACGTCCGAACACTGCCACATGATCCAGTTCAAGCGTCCGATCTTCTCCAACATGGACATCTTCAAGCTGCGGCACTGGGACAACCCCGACTTCAAGGTGGGGACCATCAACACCACGTTCCCGGTCAGCGAAGGCCCCGACGGCCTGAAGCCCGCGATCGACCGCGTCTGCCAGGAAGCCGAACAGATGGTGGACGATGACTACGACTTCATTATCCTGTCCGACCGGGGCACGGACGAAGACAACGCGCCGATCCCGTCGCTGCTGGCCTGCGCGGGCGTGCAGCACCACCTGATCCGCGTGCAAAAGCGCACCCAGTGCGCGCTGATCATCGAGACGGCGGAGGCGCGCGAGGTGATGCATTTCGCGCTGCTGTTCGGCTATGGCGCGAGTGCGGTCAACCCCTACGGCGTATTCGCCATTGTTCACGACCTGTACAAGTCGGGCCGCCTGCCGCACGCCAAGAACTACCTTGAAGCCGAAAATACCTACATCGACGCCATCGACAAGGGCCTGCTCAAGGTCCTGTCCAAGCTGGGCATCTCCACGCTGCGCAGCTACCACGGCGCGCAGACCTTCGAGGCTATCGGGCTGAGCAAGGACCTCGTGAACCAGTACTTCACCGGGACCGAGTCGCGCATCGACGGCATCGGGCTGGAGGAGATCGCACAGGAAACGCTGATGCACCACCGCCTCGCGTACGTCGAGAATCCGCCCCTGCTGCCCACCGAGGGCATCTACCAGTGGCGCAAGAACGGCGAATACCACGCGTGGAATCCGCAGGCGATCCACCTGCTGCAATGGGCGGTGCGCACCGGCGATTACGAGAAGTACAAGAAGTTCGCAGCCTACGTCGACGACTTCAACCGGCGGCCCCACGTGCTGCGCGGCCTGTTCGACTTCAAGCCGCAGACGCCGATCCCATTGGACGAGGTAGAGCCGGTTGAGAACATCCTCAGGCGCATGACGACCGGCGCGATGTCGTTCGGATCGCTGGGCAAGGACGTGCACGAAGCGATCGCGGTCGCCATGAATACCATCGGCGGGCGCAGCAATTCGGGCGAAGGTGGCGAGGAGCCGGAGCGCTTCAAGCGCCGTCCCGACGGCACCTGGGCGCGCAGCGCCATCAAGCAGATCGCCTCGGCGCGCTTCGGCGTGACCAGCAACTACCTCGTCAACGCCGACGAGCTGCAAATCAAGATCGCGCAGGGAGCCAAGCCCGGCGAGGGCGGCCAGCTCCCCGGCCACAAAGTCGATCAGGTCATCGCGCGCACGCGCCATGCGACGCCCGGCGTCACGCTGATTTCGCCGCCGCCGCACCACGACATCTACTCGATCGAAGACTTGGCGCAACTGATCTTCGACCTGAAGAACGCCAACCCCCACGCGCGCATCAGCGTCAAGCTGGTGTCCGAAGCGGGGGTCGGCACGGTCGCCGCAGGGGTCGCCAAAGCCCACGCGGACAACATCGTGATCAGCGGCTACGACGGCGGGACCGGGGCCAGCCCGGTCAGCTCGATCAAGCACGCCGGGCTGCCGTTCGAGCTGGGCATCTCCGAGACGCACCAGACGCTGGTCATGAACGGCCTGCGCGGGCGCGTCAAGCTGCAGACCGACGGCCAGCTCAAGACCGGGCGCGACATCGTGCTGGCGGCGCTGCTGGGTGCGGAAGAATTCGCCTTCGGGACCGGCTCGGTCATCGCGCTCGGCTGCGTGATGATGCGCAAGTGTCACCTGAACACCTGCCCGGTCGGCGTGGCGACGCAGGACCCGCAGCTCCGCGAGAAGTTCACCGGCAAGCCGGAAGATCTGATCAACTACTTCACGTTCATGGCCCAGGACGTACGCGAGATCATGGCGCAATTGGGCATCCGCCGCTTCGACGAGTTGGTCGGGCGCACCGACCTGCTGGCGGCGCGCGAGGTCGATCACTGGAAGGCGCGCAAGGTCGATCCGTTGGCGATCCTGTATCGCCCGGCGGAAGCCGATCGCACCGCGACCTGCTGCGTGGAAAGCCAGGTGCACAAGATCGACCGCGTGCTGGACCGCAAGTTGATCGAGCTGGCGAAGCCCGCGCTGGAACGCTGCGAGCAGGTCAATATCGAAGTGCCGATCACCAACTCCGACCGCACGCTGGGCACGATGCTCTCCGGCGAAGTGTCGCGGCGCTACGGCGAGGACGGCCTGCCGGACAACACGATCAACATCACGCTGAACGGCAGCGCGGGGCAGAGCTTCGGCGCGTTCCTGGCGCACGGCATCACCCTGCGGCTAAACGGCGACGCGAACGACTACTTCGGCAAGGGACTCTCCGGCGGGCGGCTGATCGTCGTGCCGCCGGCGGGCAGCACCTTCGCCGCTGAGGAAAACATCATCATCGGCAACACGGTACTCTACGGCGCGACGGGTGGCGAAACCTTCGTGCGCGGCATGGCGGGCGAGCGCTTCGCCGTGCGCAACAGCGGCGCAATCGCCGTCGTGGAAGGCACGGGCGACCACTGCGCCGAATACATGACCGGCGGGCGCATCATCGTGCTGGGCAAGGTCGGGCGCAACTTCGCGGCGGGCATGAGCGGCGGCATCGCCTACGTGCTCAACGTGGACGGCAACTTCGCCTACTTCTGCAACCGCTCGATGGTCGATCTGGCCCCCGCGCTGGAATACGACGACCAGGAATTCATCCGCGAGTGGATCGGCAAGCATGTCGAGTACACCGGCAGCCCGGTCGGCCAGATGATCCTGGAGCGCTGGCACGAGTACCTGCCCAAGTTCATCAAGGTCGTTCCGTTCGAGTATGGACGCATCTTGCAGGAGCAGAAGCTGCGTGAGATGGACCAGCTCCTTGACTTCATCCGCGAAGAAGAGCACTTGGAGGTCTCCTACTAA
- a CDS encoding ABC transporter substrate-binding protein codes for MIPRRSISRTLGFVIAAVLVVTALVPAASRARAESATLVVSVPSLWEDTLTDDVLSSFETQYGVDVVLEYTDTAFFGGGPGGGGSAIDDTLDSTAETVMAADVLYVSSSDLTPFTTAAGYYLDLSPLVSADPSMDSSDFVPAAWQSFQWDNGMWAIPLSVDVILLTYDTAAFDAAGLAYPTTNWTIDDFANAARQLTLYDADGAVDTVGLSTFSGGNNLSVLLRALLGTGVYDASVIPASPSFSANSSLQYILDVWNQMVQDGVVQGGFGGGGGGLSGSTVAMTVSGINGYTERGFNPNQETEDSTTAAVLLPGGVAGLTVQGFAVSAGTQNPEIAYALAAYLSTQSALASNQFSASPARYSLMSTDTTAQQQMNGGDQGGPGGQGGGPGGGGFLGSQTIPDAIQPVVDQGLTSAIPASDMRYMDYVTSAVDQMSSSGLDAASALQTTEAQAVSDLQTAVARYGTESLYVIAPTPEPTLAPGKIALNCAVNTGFGGGGPGGQGDLANQDQWDQLVANFTASDPDIGQVNLTSVNTTNLTELASTYDCFILSSNAVTGSDVSMLLNLDPLMDNDPSFDRNDVIGNTLAQVQQDNKTYALPLAISPQLLQYDTQQFALAGVPEPTNGWTIDVFVDALRTLKQYDNALTPFQPNDPSGSYLLMLIAAYGGLPVDYRTDPATLNFTDQTTIDAIQQVLDLVNQGYLGYSSLSQTVATLSFDMSENPAISTTTLNRFNFGGGRGPGGPEQETTESYTTYPQGTQYTTLSYEITTGYISATAQNPDATYRFLSAVSGASDLFSGIPARQSLLSSYTGEMDAATLTALYQQVNTLLNNANTIVFPTFTQGGGSVTSMFQSYWLFQAFDNYLAGSDLQSELENAQMITQTYLDCVASYTPDTTTTEQPGGQMFEQIMTCASSADPSFTMGGN; via the coding sequence GTGATTCCGAGACGCAGTATTTCGAGAACCTTAGGCTTTGTCATCGCCGCCGTGCTGGTCGTTACGGCATTGGTTCCGGCGGCTAGCCGTGCGCGCGCCGAGAGCGCGACGCTGGTCGTCAGCGTGCCGTCCTTGTGGGAAGACACGCTCACCGACGACGTGCTGTCGTCCTTCGAAACGCAGTACGGCGTAGACGTCGTCCTTGAATATACCGACACGGCGTTCTTCGGCGGCGGCCCGGGCGGGGGCGGCTCGGCCATTGACGACACACTCGATTCGACGGCGGAAACCGTGATGGCGGCGGACGTGCTCTACGTCAGTTCCAGCGACCTGACGCCGTTCACCACAGCGGCAGGCTACTACCTCGACCTGTCGCCGCTGGTCAGCGCCGACCCGTCGATGGACTCGTCCGACTTCGTCCCGGCGGCGTGGCAGTCGTTCCAGTGGGATAACGGCATGTGGGCGATTCCGCTGTCGGTGGATGTCATTCTGCTGACCTACGACACGGCGGCCTTCGATGCGGCGGGCCTCGCCTATCCGACCACCAACTGGACGATCGACGACTTTGCGAACGCCGCTCGCCAATTGACGCTGTACGATGCGGACGGCGCGGTCGATACGGTCGGCCTGTCCACGTTTTCGGGCGGGAATAACCTCAGCGTGCTGCTGCGCGCGCTGCTGGGCACGGGTGTTTATGATGCGTCGGTCATTCCTGCCTCACCGAGCTTCTCGGCTAATTCCAGCTTGCAATACATCCTCGACGTGTGGAACCAGATGGTGCAGGATGGCGTGGTTCAGGGCGGTTTTGGCGGTGGTGGTGGCGGGTTGTCCGGCTCCACCGTGGCGATGACCGTCTCTGGCATCAACGGCTATACGGAGCGCGGATTTAACCCCAACCAGGAAACCGAAGACTCGACCACGGCGGCGGTGCTGCTGCCGGGCGGTGTCGCGGGCCTGACCGTGCAGGGCTTCGCGGTCAGCGCGGGCACGCAGAACCCCGAAATCGCCTACGCGCTGGCTGCTTACCTCAGCACGCAGTCCGCGCTGGCAAGTAACCAGTTTAGCGCCTCCCCCGCGCGCTACAGCTTGATGTCCACCGATACAACCGCCCAGCAGCAGATGAACGGCGGCGATCAGGGAGGCCCCGGCGGGCAAGGTGGCGGCCCCGGTGGTGGCGGGTTCCTCGGCAGCCAGACGATCCCCGACGCAATCCAGCCCGTGGTCGATCAGGGTCTGACCTCTGCGATTCCGGCATCGGATATGCGCTACATGGACTACGTGACCTCGGCGGTAGACCAGATGAGCAGCAGCGGTCTCGACGCGGCGTCTGCGCTGCAAACCACCGAGGCGCAGGCCGTCAGCGACCTGCAAACGGCGGTCGCGCGCTACGGCACGGAATCCCTGTACGTGATCGCGCCTACGCCTGAGCCAACGCTCGCGCCCGGTAAGATCGCGCTGAACTGCGCCGTGAACACCGGCTTTGGCGGTGGTGGTCCCGGCGGTCAGGGCGACCTTGCCAATCAGGATCAGTGGGATCAACTCGTCGCCAACTTCACCGCGTCCGACCCGGATATCGGGCAGGTCAATCTGACCTCGGTCAATACCACCAATCTGACTGAATTGGCTTCCACCTACGACTGCTTCATCCTGTCGTCCAACGCGGTGACGGGCAGCGACGTGAGCATGCTGCTCAACCTCGACCCGCTGATGGACAACGATCCCAGCTTCGACCGCAACGACGTGATCGGCAATACGCTGGCGCAGGTCCAGCAGGACAACAAGACTTACGCGCTGCCGCTGGCGATCTCGCCCCAGCTGTTGCAGTACGATACTCAGCAGTTTGCGCTGGCGGGCGTGCCGGAGCCGACGAACGGCTGGACCATCGACGTCTTTGTGGACGCGCTGCGCACGCTCAAGCAGTACGACAACGCCCTCACGCCGTTCCAGCCGAACGATCCGAGCGGCTCGTACCTGCTGATGTTGATCGCGGCCTACGGCGGCTTGCCGGTGGACTACCGCACCGATCCGGCGACGCTGAACTTTACCGATCAGACCACGATAGATGCGATCCAGCAGGTGCTCGACCTCGTGAACCAGGGCTACCTCGGCTACAGCTCCCTGTCCCAGACGGTGGCAACGCTGAGTTTCGACATGTCCGAAAACCCGGCCATTTCTACCACAACCCTTAACCGTTTCAATTTCGGCGGCGGTCGTGGGCCGGGCGGCCCGGAGCAGGAAACTACCGAATCGTACACCACGTACCCGCAGGGCACGCAGTACACCACGCTCTCCTACGAGATCACGACCGGCTACATCAGCGCTACGGCGCAAAACCCGGACGCGACCTACCGCTTCTTGAGCGCGGTTTCGGGGGCGTCGGACCTGTTCTCCGGCATCCCGGCGCGCCAGTCGCTGCTGAGCAGCTATACGGGCGAGATGGATGCGGCGACGCTGACTGCGCTATACCAGCAGGTGAACACGCTGCTGAACAACGCCAACACGATCGTGTTCCCCACTTTCACCCAGGGCGGCGGCAGCGTCACCAGCATGTTCCAGTCGTACTGGCTGTTCCAGGCGTTCGACAACTACCTGGCCGGCTCAGATCTTCAATCCGAGTTGGAAAACGCCCAGATGATCACCCAGACCTATCTGGACTGCGTGGCGAGCTACACACCCGACACCACGACGACCGAGCAGCCCGGCGGGCAGATGTTCGAGCAGATCATGACTTGCGCCTCCAGCGCCGATCCGAGCTTCACGATGGGCGGCAACTAA
- a CDS encoding ABC transporter permease, with protein sequence MHRYIDPVLFAAERLWQHRILVFWTLVGLSAATTLALSLTLYVDAVNTDLLTDNLSDPPYAFRFRYLGSWEGTITPDQVDQVTAGVEDRFVDAIALPVQREVSFISAGNWNVTRQGDTPVAFGAYTLGTLDGADDQINIISGEWPSEPKTEGAIPVLASQELLYQTGLQVGDVFTATKSGASGPVTMEVVALWAPYNSDDPSWILTPKFFNTVFLMDRDDLWTAVDGIASPVEEADWHITFDGSALRTSDVADLLDGIVEGERRLLAVLPGIRMDLSPTDGLETFSEKVDQLTQQLVIIVLPVAGMILYFVTMLAGMLVGSQQQEDVTLTSRGMGRRKLLGLHALMWVILAGIALAVGMAISPPLVQLIGRTSSFLSFDADTPPLDVVFTQQAMLAGGLTGVLAASTGLYMAWRTTGQSINQFKRSQARGNKAWWQRVYLDVILLVPAGYVYYTLSSKGGLTASAENPFSDPMVFLAPTLFSLGLTLLFLRVYPFLLRIGARVLELTSNIALLMALRELTRSIGRYRGTLLMTCFTLSLIGFTASMASTLDRSLKDVIDYQVGADRVLVVASEAQTEEGDSSDTGTTLTVVGYNTLPASNLLQIPGVYAESRVGRFDAQIVLSNQRVTGTVLGIDRESMASVAYFRDDYGSMPLADLLNELAGQRNGILINAATAKQYNLTVGQEITMQITALGAQYSTTVPIIGLIDYFPTLDPRDGFFAITNIDPIMELVGTELPHDVWLRLEPGADDAAVLAEVKEMGYPVLEWQNPDELIYEAQTDPTRRGVLGFLSVGFVSAIFLTLVGSVIQSTASFRTQAVQLGSLRAMGLGGGAVGTYLMSSQGLAALGGIAGGTGIGMASTLLFLPLLDFSGGLPPYLVRVAWDDITLVYTLFAAMLLGVSVATTVLLSRQRVSTLVKLGDA encoded by the coding sequence ATGCATCGTTACATCGATCCCGTTTTGTTCGCCGCGGAACGGCTCTGGCAGCACCGCATCCTGGTCTTCTGGACGCTGGTGGGCCTCTCGGCGGCGACGACGCTGGCCCTGAGCCTCACCCTGTACGTCGATGCGGTGAACACAGACCTTCTGACGGATAACCTGAGCGATCCGCCCTATGCGTTCCGCTTCCGCTACCTGGGAAGCTGGGAAGGCACGATCACGCCCGATCAAGTCGATCAAGTCACGGCGGGGGTTGAAGATCGCTTCGTGGACGCGATTGCACTGCCCGTCCAGCGCGAAGTGTCCTTCATCAGCGCCGGGAACTGGAATGTCACGCGCCAGGGCGATACGCCGGTGGCGTTCGGAGCCTATACGCTCGGCACGCTCGACGGCGCCGACGACCAGATCAATATCATTTCCGGTGAATGGCCGTCCGAGCCGAAGACCGAAGGCGCGATCCCCGTGCTGGCCTCGCAGGAGCTTCTGTACCAGACCGGGTTGCAGGTGGGCGACGTGTTCACCGCAACCAAGTCCGGCGCGTCCGGCCCGGTGACGATGGAAGTGGTCGCGCTGTGGGCCCCGTACAACAGCGATGATCCCTCGTGGATTCTGACGCCCAAGTTTTTTAACACCGTGTTTTTGATGGATCGTGACGACCTGTGGACGGCGGTGGATGGCATCGCGTCCCCGGTCGAAGAAGCCGACTGGCACATTACTTTCGACGGCAGCGCCCTGCGCACGTCCGACGTGGCGGACCTGCTGGACGGCATCGTTGAGGGCGAGCGGCGGCTGCTGGCCGTGCTGCCCGGCATCCGCATGGACCTCTCGCCCACGGATGGCCTTGAGACGTTCAGCGAGAAGGTCGATCAGCTCACGCAGCAGTTGGTCATTATCGTGCTGCCTGTCGCGGGCATGATCCTTTACTTCGTCACGATGCTGGCCGGGATGCTGGTCGGCAGCCAGCAGCAGGAAGACGTGACGCTCACCAGTCGCGGCATGGGTCGCCGTAAGCTGCTCGGCCTGCACGCGCTGATGTGGGTCATCCTGGCCGGGATCGCGCTGGCGGTCGGCATGGCGATCTCGCCGCCGCTGGTGCAGTTGATCGGGCGCACCTCGTCGTTCCTGTCCTTCGACGCCGATACGCCGCCGCTCGACGTGGTCTTCACGCAGCAGGCGATGCTGGCGGGTGGGCTGACAGGCGTGTTGGCGGCCAGCACCGGCCTGTACATGGCGTGGCGCACGACGGGGCAGTCGATCAACCAGTTCAAGCGCTCGCAGGCGCGCGGCAACAAGGCGTGGTGGCAGCGCGTGTACCTGGACGTGATCCTGCTCGTCCCCGCCGGATACGTGTACTACACCCTGAGTTCCAAGGGCGGCCTGACCGCCAGCGCTGAAAATCCGTTCAGCGATCCAATGGTCTTCCTCGCGCCGACGCTGTTTTCGCTGGGCCTCACGCTGCTGTTCCTGCGCGTGTATCCCTTCCTGCTGCGCATCGGCGCGCGCGTGCTCGAACTGACCAGCAACATCGCGCTGCTGATGGCCCTGCGCGAGCTGACGCGCTCCATCGGGCGCTATCGCGGCACGCTGCTGATGACCTGTTTCACCCTGAGCCTGATCGGGTTCACCGCGTCGATGGCGAGCACGCTCGACCGCAGCCTGAAGGACGTGATCGACTATCAGGTTGGCGCGGATCGCGTGCTGGTGGTCGCCAGCGAAGCCCAGACCGAAGAGGGCGACTCGTCCGATACCGGCACGACCCTGACCGTGGTCGGTTATAACACGCTGCCCGCCAGCAACCTGCTGCAAATCCCCGGCGTGTATGCCGAATCACGCGTGGGGCGCTTCGACGCGCAGATCGTGCTGTCCAACCAGCGCGTGACCGGTACGGTGCTCGGCATCGACCGTGAGTCGATGGCCTCCGTCGCCTACTTCCGCGACGACTACGGCTCCATGCCGCTGGCCGATCTGCTCAACGAGCTGGCAGGCCAGCGCAACGGCATTCTGATCAATGCCGCCACGGCGAAACAGTACAACCTGACCGTGGGCCAGGAGATCACCATGCAGATCACCGCGCTCGGCGCGCAGTACAGCACCACCGTGCCGATCATCGGCCTGATCGACTACTTCCCCACGCTCGATCCGCGCGATGGCTTTTTCGCCATCACCAACATCGACCCGATCATGGAGCTGGTAGGCACGGAGTTGCCGCACGATGTCTGGCTGCGGCTGGAGCCGGGCGCGGACGACGCGGCAGTGCTGGCCGAGGTCAAGGAAATGGGCTACCCCGTGCTCGAATGGCAGAACCCCGACGAGCTGATCTACGAAGCGCAGACCGATCCGACGCGGCGCGGTGTGCTCGGCTTCCTGTCGGTGGGCTTTGTCTCGGCCATTTTCCTGACCCTGGTTGGCAGCGTGATCCAGAGCACCGCCTCCTTCCGCACGCAGGCGGTCCAGTTGGGATCGCTGCGCGCGATGGGCCTGGGCGGCGGCGCGGTCGGAACCTATCTCATGTCGTCGCAGGGCCTCGCGGCGCTGGGCGGCATCGCGGGCGGGACCGGGATCGGCATGGCGAGCACGCTGCTGTTTTTGCCGCTGCTGGACTTCAGCGGCGGGCTGCCACCGTACCTCGTGCGCGTGGCATGGGATGACATCACGCTGGTGTATACGCTGTTCGCGGCGATGTTGTTGGGCGTCTCGGTGGCGACGACGGTGCTGCTCAGTCGCCAGCGCGTCTCGACCCTGGTGAAGTTAGGGGATGCATAA